The Thermotoga caldifontis AZM44c09 genomic interval GTCGTCGTTGGTGAGGATCATGCCAGCATCACCGTGGGCGCCAAGATTTTTCGTTGGAAAGAAAGAGAGCGTGGAGATGTTGCCGACACTGCCACTCTTTTTCACCGTGCCATCGGAGAAACGCCACGTGGAACCGACCGACTGAGCGCAATCCTCCACGATCCTGACGCCGTATTTGTCCCTGATGCGCTTCAACCTCTCCAGGTCCACCGTCCGTCCGAACAAATGAACCGGTATCACCGCCTTGATCCTCTCCCGCGATGGATGATTCTCCAGAACGCTTTCGACCTGATCCAGATCGATGTTGAAAGTACGCTCGTCTATGTCCACAAAGATGGGCGTGGCACCGTTTCTGGTTATGCAGCTCGCCGTGGCGAAGAACGTGAAGGCAGTCGTGATGACGAAATCGCCGCTTTTGATACCCAGCGACCTCACCGCTATGTACAGTGCATCGGAACCGTTGGCCACTCCTATCGCATGCTTCACGCCCAGATAGTCCGCCATCTCCCGCTCGAACGCTTTGACGTTCTCCCCCATGATCACTCTGCCCGAGCTGAAGACAGCATCAACCGCGCCGAGTAGCTCTTCTTTGAGTGTTTCGTACTGCCTGGTCATATCGAAAAGGGGCACCCGCATCCCAACGTTTCCCTCCTTAGAACCATTTTACATAATGCAAGCCAGAAAGCACACTCCATTCATGGAATCGTGGTGAAAAGGTGGGTTATCTTCATTCGCGTGGTAAAAATCTTGAAAGACCGAAAAAGATAGGAGTAAAGACCTTCGCCAGCCCGGTGGGTTAAGGAGTGTGAGCTGGGCACACGACACGAAAAATCCCATCCTCTTCAAAGGATTGGGTGGAAGTCAAACCGCAGAATTGTTGAATTTGCCGAGCGTTTGCTCTAAAATTCTTGGACGGGAGGTGAGATGCTATGAAACTGAGATTCATCTTCGGACAGGTCGAGTGCGTGGCCGAACTCGACGAGAAGAAAGCGCCTCTGACGATCGAGGCCATTGCGAAAGAACTTCCGATCAAATCTGTTGCGAACCGCTGGGGTGACGAGATATACTTCGAAACACCCGTACGTCTCTCCGTCGAGGAGAACAGCAAAGACGTGGTTGAAGAGGGTGACGTGGCTTTCTGGATCCCGGGAAGGGCCATATGCATCTTCTTCGGTAAGACTCCAATAAGCGATGACAAGATCAGGCCCGCGAGTGCGGTGAACGTCATCGGGAAAGTCAAAGAAGGATTAGATCTGCTGAAAAACGTCAGGACTGGGACGAAGGTCATCGTGCAGGCGGAGTGATTGTGTTAACATATCTTGGGAGGCCGAACGATTGAATCAACGAACTCTGCTTTACCTTTTGATCGCTTTCATACTCTTCTTCACGGTCATGCAGTTGATCGGCGTGTTCCTGCAGCGGCCGGCCTTTGAGATCGTCTATTACAGGAGCAGGATGGAGTACGATTACGCCGGCAACGCTACTTTCACGACCACGGCCGGCCTTTTCTTCAAAGATTCGGCAAAACAAAATCAGTACCTGCAGAATTACAAACAGGGTTCAATCGAACAGTTCAAGCAATATTTCGCCGAGGTCAGCAAGAGGGTTGGAAGGCAGATCGAGGTCGTCTCGATGGAATCGACCGTTACCGAACGATCCGGAATATTGGAAGTGGTTGAAAAAGCCACCCTTTCAAACGTGGCGCTCGTTGAGAACGACGTGGTTGATACCGGCCTGAAAGATCTGTCGATCAACGCTGTGGCCGATTCAGAGATCGTCGTGGTTCTTCCAGAGGATGCGATCGTGCTGTCCGTGGAACCGACTCCGACTAAAGCTCTGAACAATCAGATCTACTGGAAACCCACCGGCTCGATGAGTTTCCCTCGAGTCGTGTTCAGAAAAGGTGAAGGACCGTGACGGAGAGAGAACTGGTCGAAAAAATAAAAACTTCACGCAGAGTGGTTGTGCTCACTGGAGCAGGCATAAGCACCGACAGCGGTATCCCCGACTTCAGGAGTCCAAACGGGCTGTACTCGAAATACCCTGAGTACGTTTTCGATATCGACTACTTCTTGAGTGATCCAGAAGGTTTCTACCGATTCTGGAAGGAAGCGCTCCTCCCCATGAGTGAGGCGCAGCCAAACAGGGCGCACCTTCTGCTGGCCGAGCTGGAGCGCAGAAACTTGATAGAAGCCGTCATCACACAGAACATAGATGGATTGCATCAAAAGGCAGGCAACAAAAAAGTGATAGAACTCCATGGGAGCATCTTCGAATATCACTGCATGGAATGTGAAAAACCTTACACACTCGAGCAGGTAAAAAAGATTTTGGACTCCGACACGATACCCCGTTGTGGTTGCGATGGATTGATCAGACCGAACATCGTCTTCTTTGGCGAGAGCTTACCCGTACATGCCCTGGACGAAGCCATGCGTTACGCACAGAACTGTGATCTGATGATCGTTATGGGAAGCTCCCTTCTGGTGTATCCTGCGGCACAGCTGCCCGTCATCGCAAAGAAGCACGGCGCAGGACTCATCATCGTCAACAAGGACAGGACCGGGCTGGACGAGCTCGCAGACGCCAAATTCGATGTGAACCTCAGCTCTTTCGCTGAGGTGCTGATGCAACTTCTCTGAAAAAAATAAAAAAAGGAGATGAGTCCATGAGCGTTACAGTGTTTGGTAAGATCAATATCGACACGTTTCTCTACGTCGATCGAATACACATCGGGGAAAACCATCTGTGCACGAAGACCTTCACGGATATAGGTGGGAAAGGCGCCAACACCGCGATCGCCCTGGCGAAACTGAACGTTCCGTGCCAGCTCGTCGCGATGATCGGAACCGATTCGGTTTCTCAGACCGTGCTAAAACGGTTGGAAAAACACGGTGTGGGCATCGATTCGATCCAGAGCTGTGAAGAACAGATAGGAAAGACGTTCATCGTCGTCGAGTCGAATGGGCGAAACACCATGTTCCACATACTGGGTGCGAACGCACATCTGACTCCCGACAAGATCGACTGGACTTTTCTTGAAAGGTGCAAAGCTGTGTTCGTTCAGATGGGTATCCCAAGCGAGACGGCGCAGGAAGTCATCATGATGTCGAAGAGAAATGGAAAATATGTCTTCGTTGATCCTGCGGGCTTTTCTGAGACGATCGAACTACAGACTCTCGCGTACGCAGACACCGTCGCACCGAACGAACTCGAACTTTTGAGAATGACCAAGGAAACCGAGATCGAAAAGGCTGTGAAAAAGCTCCTGAACGTGGGGGTGGAGGAGGTAGTTGTGAAGCTCGGTGGAAAGGGTGCGACGCTGTACACGGAAAAGATGTCCTACCACGTCGATGCCTACGATGTGGAAGTCGTCGACACCACTGGGGCGGGAGATGCGTTCAACGCCGCTTACATCCTCGCGAAGCTGAAAAAAATGAACGTCAGGGATGCACTGAAGCTCGCCGTCGCCGCTTCCGCACTGGCTGTGACGAAAGTGGGAAGTTCCAGCGCGAGTCCGACCCGCGACAAACTCGTGGAGTTTCTGAAATCGAAAGGTGAGGAGAGTCTGGCCAAAGCTGTCCTGGAGGGATCTCTGTGAAGAAGTTCATCGTCGTAACAGGTGGAGTGCTCAGCGGCGTTGGTAAAGGAATATTCTGCGCGTCGCTGGCCAGGTTGTTGAAGGAATGCGGTGTGAAGGTGAACGTGTTGAAGATAGATCCTTACCTCAACGTCGATGCGGGCACGATGAATCCCAACCAGCACGGTGAGGTGTTCGTCACCGAAGACGGTTACGAAGCGGATCTGGATCTGGGTCATTACGAGAGGTTCCTCGGCGAGGACATGAGCAGGAGGAACAACATAACGGCGGGTCAGATATATTCGACAATCGTCAAGAGGGAGAGGGACGGAGGCTATCTTGGTTCGACCGTGCAGATAGTACCGCACGTTACCGACGAGATAAAGCACAGAATAGAGTCACTGGAGGGAGAAGTGAACGTCATCGAAATCGGAGGTACGGTCGGCGATATAGAGAGTGAGGTGTTCCTGGAGAGCGTCAGACAGCTCGCCTTGGAGAAACCCTTCGGAGATTTCATGTTCATCCACGTCACCTACGTTCCTTATTTGAAAACCTCAAACGAGTTCAAGACTAAACCCACTCAGCAATCGGTTCAGTTGCTCAGGAGGGCTGGGCTCAACCCAGACATGATCGTGGTCAGGACGGAAACGCCAGTCAACTCGGAGACGATAAAGAAAGTGGCCCTGTTCGGTGGAGTGCCTCAGGACATGGTCATAAATCTGCCAGACGTTCCGAACGTCTATTCGATAGTTGAACTGCTCAAGAATCTCGATGTCCACAGAAAGGTCGCAAGAAAGCTCAACCTGATCATCGACGATACGAAGTTAAGCTGGGACTATCCGAAAGAATTCAAGCAATACAGAATAGCGTTGATCGCGAAATACCTTGGAACAGACGACGCCTACAAGAGCATCATAGAGTCCATATTCCTGTCCGGTTGCATCAAACCCACGGTGATTGACGCCCAGAACTTGGAGAGTATGAACTACGAACAAGTTTGTGACGTCCTCTCCAAGTTCGACGGTCTGATCGTGCCCGGTGGATTCGGTAAAAGAGGCATCGAGGGGAAAATCAAAGCCATACAGTACGCGCGAGAACACGGTAAACCCATACTCGGCATTTGCCTCGGCATGCAACTGATGGTAGTTGAGTTCGCAAGGAACGTCATGGGTTACAGACAGGCCAACTCCACAGAGTTCGATCCCGACACACCCTACCCAGTGATAACGCTCATGGAGGAACAGAAGAAAATCTTGCAGCTTGGCGGAACGATGCGACTCGGCGCACAACCTATGCGCATCCTCAGTGGAACAAAACTCTGGCAGATATACGGTGGTATCGAAGAAACCACAGAAAGGCACAGACATCGTTACGAGGTGAACTACGATCAGTTCCCCGAGCTGTTCAAAATGCCTGGTGAAAAGGGTTACAAACTGACCATCAGCGCCAAATCGAACTTCATCGAAGCGATCGAACTCGAAGATCATCCTTTCTTCATAGGCATACAGTACCATCCGGAACTGAAAACGAAGGTTGGAAGACCGCATCCACTGTTCAAAGCTTTCGTGGATACCCTGTCACGGCTCACTTGATACGGGCCGTTACCGCAGGTTGGGCCGGATCACTGTCTCACTTTCAAACCCATTTCGTGCTCCTCGACGAGTGCACGATGCCATGCTTCACCGCACGAAAGGTCAGTCTTCAGGACACGATAGTGCCCCATGCGTGAGGTCGACGTTCAGTGCTTTTTGATAGGGGTGCTCTCCCCTCACCGTTCGGCAGAGATAGTTTTTCTCTCAGCACCTTAAGAAGACTGTATTTGCGCATTCAAGTAAGTGTACGCGCAGGGATTTTCGAGACGTTCCGACAGGTGTCTTCGAATGTACATGCCACAATTGCTACCGATTTTGTTTTCTTCGAGATGTCCAACGCTCAGAATCACTTCAAAACCGCTGTCTCTAAGTTCTTCCACGAACTTCCGATGTTTGATGGGCATCCCGGTGGTCACATCCACATCGGACTTCAATCCGTTTCGCTGAGCGCTGTACGTTGGATTGACAGGCGTCACCTTCACGAGAAACTTCTCCTTGGAGAAGATCTTCAGAATTTTGCGGGCGTCCAGAATGGATCCTTCCGACACGGCGAAGTTCAAAGTGATCTTTCGATCGTTCTCCTTCACGAACTTCTCACCGTACTCGGCGATCTGTTCCAGCGACCACTTTCTGACAGGCATGAGCCGGTTTCGCTGCTCTTCGTCTGTTGAATGTACGGAGAACTGCAGTTGAAAACGTCCCCTGTAGCGTTCGTCTTTTACGAGCTGCAATCGTTCGAAAAAGTTCTCACGGCCGGCGGGGGCAACTGTCGAAATGCACGGTATCAAGTTACGATAACCACTCAATTTTTCCAGAACGGTGAGCACGTTTTCGTTGAGAGCAGGTTCTCCGACGCGTGCAAACTGTATTTTGAACTTCTTGCTGCTGACATTCCCGTCGGGAAACCTCCGCTCGATCATGTATTGTATCTGCTCCATGATTTCATCCTCGTCCAGCACTCCTTCGTAGTATCCGCCCGCATCGCACATCTTGCACCTGATGGGACAGCCTTTCAATGTGGAAACGATCAACACCCACTTTTCACTGACGGGAAACGGTGGTTGCAACGCCTCGACGAACTCGACGAGACTTCCTTTCGAAGTCTCACCCAGATAAACGACCGCGATGTCTTCTCTACCGTACTCGGCCAGCACTCTCAAGAGCACCACCCTCCTTGGAGGATCTTCATACAGGCATCGACCGCCTGTCCCATGGCGATCGCAAGCTGTCTGAAACTTCCACTCGCATCACCCACCACGTGGACTCGCTGCGAGGGTTTCGTAATGACAGGAACGTTTGGAACCCTTCCTATGCAGATGAGCAGGGCATCAAAATCGTAACTTCCAACGTCCGTGAACAGTTTCACCCTTCCTCCAAACCCTTCAACAGCCCGTATCGGTTCGGCTTGATGACAACGAACACCCAGATCAGATGCCAGCTGCACCAATCTTGGCACTGCCTTCATTCGATCGGATCTGCTGAAGATGTGAACCTCACTGATTCCCACGTGTTTCGCTTTCAAAGCTCCATCGAACGCAACGTCTCCCGCACCATAGATGGCGAGCGATTTGATCCCGCGGGGCAACCTTTTGAATTCGTAGACCACGTTTTGATTCACCTCGAACTCTTCGATCCTCTTAGGTTTCGTTCCCGTTGCAACGATTACGCCGTCGAAGTCGTAGGTGGCTGAAACGGTTCTTACGGACCTTTCGTGTACGCTGAGCACTTCTTCGTGGATCAACCTGGATCCGCTTTCTTCAAACCTTTCTTTCAGCACCTTCACGAGATCTTCTCCACTGCACGGTGAAAACACAGGCAGATTCTCGATCCGCCACGCGTTCACTATGAGACCTCCAACCTCTTCTTTCTCGAAGACCGTCACTTCGACACCGTATCTACTCAGAAACACTGCCGCCGTTACACCTGCCGGACCGGCTCCAACGATTCCAACGCGCATATCAGTTCACCCGAATTCGCGATGACAGCAAAACCGTGCGCCAAATTTTTCAAGGAGGCGAAATGGTACCAATCTTCCTTGTCCCAGCATGCGTCTTCAACGACGACCACATCGAACCCTCTGACGAAAGCACTCCTCGCCGTTGTTTCAACACACAGATGCGTCATGACTCCTCCCAAGACTATCTGTTCCACCTTCTTCTCCCTGAGTATCTCTTCCAGATTCGTCATGTGGAACGCATCGTAAGAGTCCTTGTAAAGGAGGATGGCACCCGTACAATCTAAACACGGCTCTGCTTGATCATCTTCGATGGAGTTGTTCCACCATTTGACCATGGATGGGCTGTTTCCTCTGTGGATCGTTACGATCACGGGCAGCTCCTTGTTTACAAAGATTTTCAAGAGCTTTTGTGCGACTGGGAGCATTCTTTCGACACCAGCGAGGTAGGCTTTCCCGTCTTTCTGGCAAAAATACTTCTGAAGGTCTATCAGTAGCAGAGCGGGTCTTGTCAGCGAGAGTCGGTGCTTAGCCTTTTCTTTCTCAAAATACACAGCACCACCCCATGAAAAAAGGGGGACGAACGTCCCCCCTCATTTCGCATAAGCCACGGACCTCTTCTCCCTTATGACGACCACCTTCAAAACTCCCGGATATTCCACCTCTTCTTCTATCCTCTTCGCAATTTCGTAGGCCATCTTTTCTGCCTCGGCATCGTCCACCTTGTCGGGCTCGACGATGACCCTCACTTCCCTACCTGCCTGTATCGCGTAAGCTTTCTCAACGTTCTTGAAGCTCATCGCGATCTTTTCCATCTTCACCAAGCGTCTGATGTAGTTTTCAAGGTCCTCACGTCTGGCGCCTGGTCTCGCCGCCGAAAGTGCGTCCGCTGCAGCCACCAAGACCGACTCGGGGCAGGAAGGTTCGACTTCTCCGTGATGACTCATGATCGCATTCACGACGTATTCAGGTTCACCGTAGCGTTTCACTATTTCGGCGCCTATCTCTGTGTGCGAACCTTCAACTTCGTGATCGAGCGCCTTGCCTATGTCGTGCAGCAGACCTCCACGTTTGGCCTTCTCCGGATCGAGTCCCAGCTCTTCGGCCATGAGCGCTGCGAGTTGCGCGACTTCTATGGAGTGCGCGAGCACGTTCTGACCGTAGCTGGTCCTGTATTTGAGTTTGCCCAGGAGCTTGATGAGCTCTGGATGTATCCCCGTCACACCAACCCTCAAAGCGGCTTCCTGGCCGGCTTCTCTGATCGCTTTTTCCACTTCCTGTTTGGCTTTCTCGTACATTTCTTCGATCCTCGCAGGATGTATCCTACCATCGGCGACGAGTTTTTCAAGCGTGATGCGCGCGATCTCTCTCCTGATGGGATTGAAACTCGAAAGCACGACGACTTCAGGAGTATCGTCGATCACCAGGTCGACACCCGTGATCTTTTCGAAGGCTCTGATGTTTCTTCCCTCTCGACCTATGATCCTTCCTTTCATCTCATCGTTCGGAAGGCTGACGGTGGAAACAGTTATCTCACCTATGTATTCGGGCGCGTAACGCTGCACAGCGGTTGCGATGATCCTCTTCGCCTCCCTTTCAGCTTCCTCTTCGTAGCGCTCTTTGATCTGCTTGAACATGAGCGCAAGATCGTGTTCGTATCTGTTTCGAGCCTCTTCGAGCACGATCTTCCTCGCATCTTCCACGGTCATACCGGCGAGTTGTGTGAACTTCTCGTCGAGTTCCTTCTCCCTCTGCTCGATCTTCCTTTTCGCGGCTTCGAGCTGTACCCTCAAAGATTCCAGAGACGCTTCCTTCTTCTCAACGGCTTCCTCTCTTCGAGAGAGCATTTCTTCCCTTTTCAAAAGCCTTTCTTCTATCGCTCTTATTTCCTGTTCTTTTTTTCGCAGGTCTGATTCGATCTCTTCTTTCAGTCTGTGCGCCTCTTCCCTCGCCTCGATGATCGCTTTCCTCTTCATCTCAGCTATCTCCTGTTCCGCCTTCTTGATGATGCTCTCGGCGTCCTTCTGCGCACGCCTGTAGGCCTTTTCTATGTTCGATTTCGCTATCAAATATCCGAAGAACAGACCTGCAAATGCACAGATCACAGCAACAACCAGCGTCATGTCTCAGCACCTCCTTCTTCGAGCAAATCTATTTCTTTCGTTGTGAAACCCCGGCGAAAGAGAAATTCTCTCGCTTCATGGCCGGAGAGTTTTCGACTTTCAAGAAGTTTCTTCATCACTTGCCTTACGTCCGTTTCCTGCATGACCCTTTCCAGCACC includes:
- a CDS encoding NAD(P)/FAD-dependent oxidoreductase; amino-acid sequence: MRVGIVGAGPAGVTAAVFLSRYGVEVTVFEKEEVGGLIVNAWRIENLPVFSPCSGEDLVKVLKERFEESGSRLIHEEVLSVHERSVRTVSATYDFDGVIVATGTKPKRIEEFEVNQNVVYEFKRLPRGIKSLAIYGAGDVAFDGALKAKHVGISEVHIFSRSDRMKAVPRLVQLASDLGVRCHQAEPIRAVEGFGGRVKLFTDVGSYDFDALLICIGRVPNVPVITKPSQRVHVVGDASGSFRQLAIAMGQAVDACMKILQGGWCS
- a CDS encoding carbohydrate kinase family protein, yielding MSVTVFGKINIDTFLYVDRIHIGENHLCTKTFTDIGGKGANTAIALAKLNVPCQLVAMIGTDSVSQTVLKRLEKHGVGIDSIQSCEEQIGKTFIVVESNGRNTMFHILGANAHLTPDKIDWTFLERCKAVFVQMGIPSETAQEVIMMSKRNGKYVFVDPAGFSETIELQTLAYADTVAPNELELLRMTKETEIEKAVKKLLNVGVEEVVVKLGGKGATLYTEKMSYHVDAYDVEVVDTTGAGDAFNAAYILAKLKKMNVRDALKLAVAASALAVTKVGSSSASPTRDKLVEFLKSKGEESLAKAVLEGSL
- a CDS encoding DUF4897 domain-containing protein, producing the protein MNQRTLLYLLIAFILFFTVMQLIGVFLQRPAFEIVYYRSRMEYDYAGNATFTTTAGLFFKDSAKQNQYLQNYKQGSIEQFKQYFAEVSKRVGRQIEVVSMESTVTERSGILEVVEKATLSNVALVENDVVDTGLKDLSINAVADSEIVVVLPEDAIVLSVEPTPTKALNNQIYWKPTGSMSFPRVVFRKGEGP
- the rny gene encoding ribonuclease Y, with product MVVAVICAFAGLFFGYLIAKSNIEKAYRRAQKDAESIIKKAEQEIAEMKRKAIIEAREEAHRLKEEIESDLRKKEQEIRAIEERLLKREEMLSRREEAVEKKEASLESLRVQLEAAKRKIEQREKELDEKFTQLAGMTVEDARKIVLEEARNRYEHDLALMFKQIKERYEEEAEREAKRIIATAVQRYAPEYIGEITVSTVSLPNDEMKGRIIGREGRNIRAFEKITGVDLVIDDTPEVVVLSSFNPIRREIARITLEKLVADGRIHPARIEEMYEKAKQEVEKAIREAGQEAALRVGVTGIHPELIKLLGKLKYRTSYGQNVLAHSIEVAQLAALMAEELGLDPEKAKRGGLLHDIGKALDHEVEGSHTEIGAEIVKRYGEPEYVVNAIMSHHGEVEPSCPESVLVAAADALSAARPGARREDLENYIRRLVKMEKIAMSFKNVEKAYAIQAGREVRVIVEPDKVDDAEAEKMAYEIAKRIEEEVEYPGVLKVVVIREKRSVAYAK
- a CDS encoding NAD-dependent protein deacylase, translating into MTERELVEKIKTSRRVVVLTGAGISTDSGIPDFRSPNGLYSKYPEYVFDIDYFLSDPEGFYRFWKEALLPMSEAQPNRAHLLLAELERRNLIEAVITQNIDGLHQKAGNKKVIELHGSIFEYHCMECEKPYTLEQVKKILDSDTIPRCGCDGLIRPNIVFFGESLPVHALDEAMRYAQNCDLMIVMGSSLLVYPAAQLPVIAKKHGAGLIIVNKDRTGLDELADAKFDVNLSSFAEVLMQLL
- a CDS encoding CTP synthase, whose protein sequence is MKKFIVVTGGVLSGVGKGIFCASLARLLKECGVKVNVLKIDPYLNVDAGTMNPNQHGEVFVTEDGYEADLDLGHYERFLGEDMSRRNNITAGQIYSTIVKRERDGGYLGSTVQIVPHVTDEIKHRIESLEGEVNVIEIGGTVGDIESEVFLESVRQLALEKPFGDFMFIHVTYVPYLKTSNEFKTKPTQQSVQLLRRAGLNPDMIVVRTETPVNSETIKKVALFGGVPQDMVINLPDVPNVYSIVELLKNLDVHRKVARKLNLIIDDTKLSWDYPKEFKQYRIALIAKYLGTDDAYKSIIESIFLSGCIKPTVIDAQNLESMNYEQVCDVLSKFDGLIVPGGFGKRGIEGKIKAIQYAREHGKPILGICLGMQLMVVEFARNVMGYRQANSTEFDPDTPYPVITLMEEQKKILQLGGTMRLGAQPMRILSGTKLWQIYGGIEETTERHRHRYEVNYDQFPELFKMPGEKGYKLTISAKSNFIEAIELEDHPFFIGIQYHPELKTKVGRPHPLFKAFVDTLSRLT
- a CDS encoding DegT/DnrJ/EryC1/StrS family aminotransferase, which encodes MRVPLFDMTRQYETLKEELLGAVDAVFSSGRVIMGENVKAFEREMADYLGVKHAIGVANGSDALYIAVRSLGIKSGDFVITTAFTFFATASCITRNGATPIFVDIDERTFNIDLDQVESVLENHPSRERIKAVIPVHLFGRTVDLERLKRIRDKYGVRIVEDCAQSVGSTWRFSDGTVKKSGSVGNISTLSFFPTKNLGAHGDAGMILTNDDDLAEFCRIFRVHGARVKYFHEIEGINSRLDEVQAAILRVKLRRLDEYHRRRIELARLYNELFERHGLTDRIVCPPVGKDFECVFHQYVIRVKNGHRDRLKSYLESHGVETAIYYPLGLHRQRCFSHLPAVKLEKTDRACAEVLALPMFPELREEEVEYVVECIRDYFEGECAC
- a CDS encoding isochorismatase family cysteine hydrolase, giving the protein MYFEKEKAKHRLSLTRPALLLIDLQKYFCQKDGKAYLAGVERMLPVAQKLLKIFVNKELPVIVTIHRGNSPSMVKWWNNSIEDDQAEPCLDCTGAILLYKDSYDAFHMTNLEEILREKKVEQIVLGGVMTHLCVETTARSAFVRGFDVVVVEDACWDKEDWYHFASLKNLAHGFAVIANSGELICALESLEPVRQV
- a CDS encoding cyclophilin-like fold protein, whose translation is MKLRFIFGQVECVAELDEKKAPLTIEAIAKELPIKSVANRWGDEIYFETPVRLSVEENSKDVVEEGDVAFWIPGRAICIFFGKTPISDDKIRPASAVNVIGKVKEGLDLLKNVRTGTKVIVQAE
- a CDS encoding radical SAM protein; translated protein: MRVLAEYGREDIAVVYLGETSKGSLVEFVEALQPPFPVSEKWVLIVSTLKGCPIRCKMCDAGGYYEGVLDEDEIMEQIQYMIERRFPDGNVSSKKFKIQFARVGEPALNENVLTVLEKLSGYRNLIPCISTVAPAGRENFFERLQLVKDERYRGRFQLQFSVHSTDEEQRNRLMPVRKWSLEQIAEYGEKFVKENDRKITLNFAVSEGSILDARKILKIFSKEKFLVKVTPVNPTYSAQRNGLKSDVDVTTGMPIKHRKFVEELRDSGFEVILSVGHLEENKIGSNCGMYIRRHLSERLENPCAYTYLNAQIQSS